Below is a genomic region from Neosynechococcus sphagnicola sy1.
CCTCTATGTCCCTCGCCTAAGCTACGTCACGGGGGATCTGGATATTCACGATCTGGTGCGGGTGTCGATCGAGGGTACCCCACAACTGTTGTTTATCAATACGCTGTTCAGTTGTCTGGCAACAGTGAGTGAAACCCACAGCTTTGTTCCCCTGTGGCAACCTCCTTTTATTACCCGGTTGGCGGCGGAAGATCGGTGTCATCTCAATGGTTTGGCAGTCGTAGCGGGGCAACCTCGCTATGTCACCGCTGTCAGCCGTAGTGATGTTGCCGATGGTTGGCGCGATCGCCGCCAGGATGGGGGCTGTGTGATCGATATTGCCAGTAACGAGATCATTCTCAGTGGCCTCTCCATGCCCCACTCGCCCCGTTGGCACCAAGAGCGGCTGTGGCTGCTGAACTCTGGGACTGGCTTTTTGGGCTATGTGGACTTGAAACAAGGGCAGTTTGAACCCGTAACCTTCTGCCCTGGCTATCTTCGTGGTTGTGCCCTCTATGGCAATTTTGCCGTTGTCGGTCTCTCAAAGCCCCGTCATAACAAGACCTTTTCTGGCCTTGCCCTAGACGATGCCCTGCAACAGCGGGATGCGGAACCCCGGTGTGGTTTGGGGGTGATTGATCTGCGCACGGGGGATCTGGTGCATTGGGTGCGCTTGGAAGGCGTGGTGGAAGAACTCTACGATGTGGTCGTCCTTCCCCAGGTGCGTCAGCCCATGGCCATCGGCTTTAGAACCGATGAAGTCCGCCGGATCATTCGCATCGGTCAAAAAAAAACATCTCTAG
It encodes:
- a CDS encoding TIGR03032 family protein, which produces MGLWADGSQLYLSTLYQLWRFDNALEPGQLYQGYDRLYVPRLSYVTGDLDIHDLVRVSIEGTPQLLFINTLFSCLATVSETHSFVPLWQPPFITRLAAEDRCHLNGLAVVAGQPRYVTAVSRSDVADGWRDRRQDGGCVIDIASNEIILSGLSMPHSPRWHQERLWLLNSGTGFLGYVDLKQGQFEPVTFCPGYLRGCALYGNFAVVGLSKPRHNKTFSGLALDDALQQRDAEPRCGLGVIDLRTGDLVHWVRLEGVVEELYDVVVLPQVRQPMAIGFRTDEVRRIIRIGQKKTSLAPTLEHNC